The Methanococcoides sp. LMO-2 genome segment GTTCCATCGTTATGCGAAAAGTGGACTGATCAACAGGCATTTCGCACTACCACTAAATGTTTTCCTTACACAACATATATAAGATGTAACATTATATCCTGATACTATTAGATATACCGAAAAAGGTTGGATGCACTTGACCACTGAGAGAACTGAAGATTACCTGAAAGCTATTGATACAGTTATTGAGAAAAAGGGATACTCACAGGTAAAGGACATCGCGAGATTCCTTAATGTAAGCCCCTCCAGTGTGACAGGTATGTTCAAGAAGCTCACCAAAGAAGGATATATCAATTACGAGAAATATGGCGGAGTCACCCTTACTCCTGAAGGAAAGAAACTTGCAAGAAGTACCAAGGAGAAATACAGCGTCCTGCATGAGTTCCTGATCCTGCTGGGAGTCGATGAGGTCACAGCCGATGATGATGCATGCAAAATGGAGCATGCTGTGACACTCCAGACACTTGAGAAGCTCACGAAGTTCAGTGAGTTCGTGAACTCCAAAGAGGAGATGCCAAAGTTCTTCCTCCATTTCAAAGAGTTCTGTGAAAAGGGTGAGATCTCAGAGTGTAAAAAGAAGAAGCAAAATGTTTCTTTGAACAAGAAGACAAGAAAAGCCTGCAAGGAATGAAATAAATTATCACAGCCATGATGAAGTGATAAAACTCATTTTTTAGTAATTACTACTTTTTTGTAGATATACCGGCTACTTTGAAATAGCCGATCAATCCTGATTTAACTCTTTTTATTGCAGAACCATTGCTGTTTTCTGTTCTTGCCACATTCTGAAATTTTATGTTGCCAATTGTTTTATAACTGGCACATATTGTTAGGTATGCCAAAACTTATATACACGAGTTAACAATAGTCCGATAAATTAGGATAGCCTAAATATTGGAGGCTTGTAAACAAATGTTCACCAAATTCAAAAAGAAAAAATGCTGCGCAGAGGATGAGGATATCCGGAGAGAACTTGAAAATATAATCCTTGTAGGAAATCCAAATGTGGGAAAGAGCGTTATCTTCAACCACTTCTCTGATAGTTATGCTATCGTCTCAAACTACCCCGGAACCACGGTTTCAATAAGCAAAGGAAACGGCAGGATCGCGGGAAAGGAATATGAGATCATCGATACACCCGGCATGTACTCGTTGCTTCCCATAACTGAGGAGGAACGTGTATCACAGAGCTATCTCTTTAACACCAAACCTTTTGTTTACGTACATGTGGTTGATGCAAAGAACCTCCAGCGTATGCTTCCCCTGACCTTGCAGCTGATCGAAGCAGAAGTGCCCCTCATACTCGTCCTGAACATGATGGACGAAGCTGCAGACAGGGGAGTTGAGATCAATGAGGATAAGCTCAGCAAAGAACTGGGGATCCCTGTGGTCTGTACCACATCCATCAAAGGAGAGGGACTGGATAAGCTGGAGGATGTAATCTCCAGTTATGAGTTCCAGCCTGTTGAAAACAAGGTCAGATACAGCAGAGGTATCGAGACAGCCATCGAAGAAATAAGTGAATTGATAAGATCTGAGTACGGCGTCTCAAAAAGGACACTTGTACAACTGCTCCTCCAGAATGATAAGGTTGCATTTGATAAAATAACCGAGAACAACGAAGATGTCGGATCGATCAGGAATCTGGTCGCTGAGACCGAGAAGAACTATGCTGATCCGCTTAACTATGTCATTACCATAGAGAGACAGGAATTCGTCAACGAAATCGTCGGACAGGTCATGAGAACAAATAAAGCTCCGAAGAAAGCAACAACAATAACAAATTCAGAGGATAGAAAGACAGGAACCCCACTTAGAGAGAAGATAGACAAACTTCTCATAAAACCTGTTACAGGAATACCGATACTTTTCCTGGTCCTCTATTTCGGATTGTACAAGTTCGTAGGCGGGTTTGCAGCAGGAACCGTTGTAGACTATCTTGAAGGGACACTGTTCGGAGAGATGATCAACCCATGGATCATCGAGAGCTTCAATGCCCTGGTCCCTTATCCGGTCATACAGGACCTCTTCGTGGGTGAATACGGCATACTGACGCAGGCTGTGACATATGCAATTGCACTGGTCATGCCGCTTGTAGGTGCGTTCTTCATCGTGTTCTCCATAATAGAGGACACAGGATACCTCCCACGTCTTGCAATGCTCATTGACCGTGCTTTCAAGAAGATGGGAATGAGCGGCAGGGCTGTCATCCCGATGGTACTTGGTTTCGGTTGTGCCACAATGGCAACCATGGTCACGCGTACCCTTGAGACAAAGAGGGAGAAGATCATCGCAAGCATGTTGCTTTCACTGGCAATCCCGTGTTCTGCACAACTTGGAGTTATACTGGGTATACTTTCGTTCAGCTCAAAGGCACTGCTGATATGGGCTTTTGTCATCGGAATAGAGCTTTTGTTCATAGGATTCCTTTCATCAAAGGTCCTGCCCGGAGAAAGCCCCAGTTTCTTCATGGAGATGCCACCACTGAGGCTCCCGAAAGCTTCGAACGTGCTTATCAAGACCTATTCAAGGATGCAGTGGTACTTCCTTGAGGTACTGCCCCTCTTCGTAGCAGCAAGTGTTCTGATCTGGATCGGAAGGCTTACCGGACTGTTCGAGATGGCTGTCAGGCTGTTCTCATACCCTTCACAGTGGATAGGACTCCCGGCTGAGGGCGGAGTTATGTTCCTCTACGGGTTCTTCAGAAGGGACTTCGGTGCTGCCGGACTGTTCGATATGTACAATGCAGGGATGCTCACCGACATCAACCTCGTTGTCGCTGCCATCACACTGACACTGTTCATGCCATGTATAGCACAGTTCATGGTAACCGTGAAGGAAAGAGGATTAAAGATAGCCTTTGTCATGGCTGCATTCATTTTCCCGAGTGCATTCGCTGTGGGATATATCGTTAACTATGTCCTTACAACATTCGGAGTGGTACTATGAAGTGCCCCCTTTGCAGCCATGAGTTCGATCAGCCTGACAAATCAAAGTGTACAGGCTGCGGGAATTTCAGTTCATGCAATATGCAGCGGTGCCCAAACTGCGGGTATGAGATACCACGGGAAACAAAACTTGAAAAGATCATCAGAGGGATATTCAAATGAAGATAAGTGAGAATGCGGAAGAGATCCTGGAAAGGATGTGGGTCTGCACGAACGAGAAGGGGACAGATCCAGTGAGCCTGGAATCCCTCGAGGTGGAAGAGAATTCACCCGAGATACAGGAACTGCTTGAGATCGAGAACATCACACTCTCCGGTTCAGATGTCAGTCTTACAGAGGAAGGAGCTGCAAACGGAAGGACCGTTGTCAGAAGGCATCGTCTTGCAGAGAGACTTCTTGCGGATGTCCTGAACACCAAAGAAAAGTATATCCACAGCTCTGCGTGTGATTTCGAGCATATCCTGTACCACGGTATCGATGAGAACGTATGTATCCTGCTTGGACACCCACGCACATGCCCTCACGGAAGACCAATACCTGAAGGTGAGTGCTGTATAAAGGCAAAGGAGGAACTGGAGCATGTGGTTGCCTCACTTTCAGCCCTGAAGAACGGACAGAGCGGGAAAATTGCTTATTTCAATATGCGCGAAGAAGAAAAGATGCAGAAGATGCTGGCAATGGGAGTTCTGCCAGGAATTCCGGTAAAACTTGTGCAGTCATACCCTTCCTATGTCTTCGACCTGAACCATACAAGATATGCAGTTGACAGGGAAATTGCCGACAGCATATATGTGAGGATAAGAAGGGACTGAGAGCTGATCCAGCTCAATAATGTACTGCCAGCCAGATGGTTTCGGTAGTCTCGCTGGTCCAGATGACCCTGTGTTTGCAGTGGGCGTAGATATTGATATGATCGCCGGGAGCGAGGTGTACAACCTCTGAATCTTCGAACATCAACTTCGCCTCCCCCTGCAACACCATGACCCATTCGCTTCGTTCCTGATCATACCATTGCCCCTCCGGAGTAACATGTTTCTTAGATATGATACGCTCGATCAATAGCCCTTGTTTATCCACCAAAGGTTCGAACACTTCACTGCTCAGATCGGCAGGAATCTGGTTAAAAATATTATATTTCTCCATGATATTCCTCATGAGCCCTAACAATAAAAAGGGCACTATCAAGCATTTTTAGATACTTGGGAACATCGAAAATAACCTTTTTTGAATGACATTTTCCTGATGAAGTGATCGGAATCGCACTTTGCTCATCAAAAACTTTATGTGGTTTTCGATACAGATTCCTGCCTGATGAAGAAAAGAGAGGAACGTTTTTCAGGTAATGAAAATGAAGAACTTCTGTATGAGATAGTCATGCGTATCCATGAACATCCCTGCAAACTCGTCCTTGCAATTACAGGAGGAGGAGCTGAAGCTATCGGACAGCTCCTGAGATACGGTGGAGGTTCCTCGACGGTCCTTGAAGCCATCGTTCCGTACAATTCTGGAGCTCTTGACGACCTTATTGGAAGGAAGCCCAAGAAATACGCATCACCAGCTACCGTCAGGGCTATGGCAATGGCAACATACCGACGTGCATTATCACTTACCGAGAATGATGAAACGGCCAATAACAGAGACTTAATAGGAGTGGCAGCTTCCTGCAAACTGACAACCGGAAGTGGGGAGCGTGAAGGCCGTGAACATGAGATATATGTTGGCATCCAGTCCTTTGACAGGACAGTGGAAAAGACTCTCAAAATCACAAAAGGGCGCTCCAGACAGGAAGAAGAGCACATCGCAGCCTGCATGATAATCGATTCCATAGCTAAGGAATGCGGCTGGGACGGAGAAATGCTTCTTGACCGACTATTGTCCGGGGATGAAGGTATTGAAGAAAGGGAAGCAAGTGTTTCCAGAGATATCGCCCATATGCTTGCCCGCCCGGACAGCATCATGAAACGCCCGGATCTCAAGCCGGATGTTGTCATGCTGAACCTCAATGAGAAGGCATCTGACGAGAAACCTGAGATTATCTTTTCAGGGTCTTTTAATCCCTGCCACCGTAATCACATCTTAATGGCCGAGCAGGCATCCCGTAAACTGGGGAAAAATGTCCATTTTGAGATATCCATCACAAATGTGGACAAGCCACCAATAGATTTCATATCGCTTCAGGAAAGGCTGGACTCACTTAAGGAATACAGGGACAGGGATTTTCTGGGAAATATTTACCTCACTGTAGCCCCGCTTTTCATCCAGAAAGCGAAGGTCTTTGAGAACGCCACGTTCATCATTGGTGCTGATACCGCCATCCGCCTGTTCAAGGTGAGATACTACCGCAACGAGGACGACATGAGGAACATGCTGGCAGAGTTTAGGGAAAAGAACATCCATTTCCTGGTGTTCAGGAGAAAGGCTGTGCAGCTGAATATCGAGCCGGAGATCTCCGACCTCTGTGAAGTGGTGTCACTGGAAGAGTATGAGGACAACGGCATCTCATCCTCTGATATCAGGAAAGAGATGGGCATTGAATGAGATACCTTAATGCTTCTTTTTGTAATTTTTAACTTCTGAAATAATAAGGTTGCTGCTATTAAATATTTATATAAACCATTAGCCGGAAGACTTGCCAGAACAACCTGTCCTCCCTAACGAAAGGGAGACAGCTGGCAGGTGGAACCATGAAAAACGAATCTGTGAGAGTCCCGCGAACTCCACAGGAAAGAAAAACGAAGCTATCCGCACATAATTATAGCAACCCACTGGTAAAAGTGAGAGCACTCGTCAGCAGCAACGATGCCTACATCCCTTTCTCGGTCATCGGCATCTTTGTGATACTTGGAGCCGTGCTTACCTCAGCCTACTTTTTGCAGATGGACTATGAGATCGCACAGACGATATATACCACCGAGAAGACGGACCCTGAAAAGGTTGCCATCGGTTTTGCTTCTGCGGACCTGTCAAGGTGTCTCAATTATGCAGGGATGGAAGCTCTGAAATGGAAAGGTGAGCACCCCATCATCCAGCCTGTGAACTCTTCCGGAGGCACGACCTCGGAAGATGATTTCATGGTCAATGCCCGAACGCATGACCTTGAGCCCGGAGATGCATTGTACATCAGGATCGACCTGCCATCGGATGTATGGTACAGCATCTCTTCGATCTGGAAGAACCAGAGCATCATACTGAGGATAAAGGACAGCAACGGTCAGACAATTGATTCCGTGGACTACGGGGAAGCAGTGAGCTTCTGGAAAACGGTGTCGTTCGAGGAGAACTTCCTGCTGCCCCAAGAAATGGAACCTGGCTACGGTACCATCGAACTTGACTGCGGAGGCAGTGTGAAGGCCACTGACTGGTTCAGCGTAGCCATGAACCCTGTGAAGGATATATCGGCAAACCATTTCAACGAGCTGATCACAGGGAACTACCAGTACAACAATTATGTCTATGACAGGTATGCAATCAACGTGGAGCCGGACATCGAGCCATACCGGATACTCATCGAAGAGATCAACGGGACACTTGAAAGGCAGATAAACGATGACAACCGGACATATCCCATCTACTACACATTCACCATCCGGAACCTGAACTACACCCTCGTTGACCTTGAGACCGGTGAGTCCTTCGATCGCAGCATGGACATCTCCACGCTTGTGACATCAAGGGAACCGTTGCTGGAAGAGCTTACCACGGAATATGAGCGATCACTGAACAGTGCCGAGACATCGAATATCGTCCTCGGTGCCATGAACATACGGTCGTTCACCTACGGACCCTGGCAACATTATGCCAACGGTCCGCTGAACATTATCACCAACCCGGCACTGGCATCTGCTGTGAATGCAGGAACCGCCTATTCCCAGAAGCGCACGTTCGACTCTGTGGACCCGTGGGCTCTGATGTATACCACATACTACAATGGCAAAGTGTTCTACGAGGACGTTCACGGGACAGCTGACGAGTATGAGATTAATGGATCTAATGGCTCCAACAGCTCTGTAAACCTTACATCCGTCTATGATGATCTTGCTCAGAACGGTTCCTTCAGCGTGGAGATCAGGGAAGGGATTGGCGAGTCCATGGCAGCCACAGGTACGACCTTCGAGCAGGTGGATGAACATTCAACGATACGGGTAGCAGCATCGGATTATATCCCGAGCCTGGTGGACGGCTGGGTATTCAATGACCACATCTGGACGGGGGAGCATGACCTTGTGCATGATGTTGCCCGGGAGGTATATTCTGCCGGAGTGCAGGCGCAGGTCGTAAGGGATGGTTTCAATGATACTGTTCCGCTGTCCACCGATACCACCGGAAGTGTGGATTCAACGTCCTATAGTTATCACACCGTTTCCTGGAAGGCATCGTATGATCTCGACGGAGAGCACACCGGGGCCATCGAACCATCATATCTGTGGGATGAAGCATGGAGCCGGTCATACGACAGGACGGTCAAACCGAAGATCGACCCGCCCAGAGGAAGTCTCACCGGGTGGAAGGTAACTGGTGCCACTGTATCCCTTCAATCGGTGGATGCACAGGTAACGATCACGCCGGTGTTCCGCCACAGGGAGAACGACAATATGACCGGAATTGTCCGCACCGACGGATACCTTGAGCGTGAAGACCATGTTTTCGATTGGGACGTGACATACAATATCAACTATAAGGTCACTTCCAGATGGAAGATCTACTACAAATATTACTATACCTACAAGTGGAAGGTAATTACGGGATATCAGACAACTGAGAGCGGTGGAAGGATTCCGCAATACACACATTACTCATCAAGCGGCACAGGATCGAAGACAGAATATTATACTACCACTGAGACCCGTTCGACATCCCATCTTGAGACCGAGACCGAAAACCTTAGCATACTCTACCACCAGCGCCCGCCCACAGGCACCTACGAAGGACTCACCTCCTACGCCGACCCGGTGACCAAGGAATACCACGACACCACCATTGAGATCGACGGGATTTATCGTCAGGATCCTGCCTGCAGTGATGCCGCTGACAAATACAGAGAACTTTACGTCGATATCCACGAGATCGAGACCCGTTACATGCTGTTCCCAAATGACTTCTACCTCCAGGAACGGAAGGTGGAATGTGATATCCCCGGGTGGCTCCACAAGATGATGGCTAATGAACTGCTGGAGATGGTCGGTTCCATCGAAGCTTATGACCCGGCTGTGAACGTGTCCCTGATGAACAACCCGGGTGCAGATCCCACTATGCTCAGGTACGAGGCTGCAAAGGAGCTGACAGACGACCTTTACGAGGACATGGATTATTACGTGAACAGACAGCAGTACCTGACGAACGGCGAGATGTACACCAACAGCGATGCAGCCCACTATATTGCTAAAAATGAGGCTTACCTGAAGCTGACGGAGGAGATCGAATCGCAGAACCGGAAGCTGAACAGTGACCTCAATGATTACCTGCTGGAGAAGCTCACCGAGGCGAACGTGGACATCTTGGGACTTGACACCGGAGCACTGGACAGCGTGACATCCGGCTCACTCTCACTTTTCAACAACCCTGCTTTGAGCATGGCCGGCACCGCACTGGGAACCGAGATGGGAATCATCGATACCATGACCATCACAGGCATGCCGGAGAGCAAATACAACTGGACCGAAAGCATGACGCTGGTGGTGGACCAGTACCCCTATTACCTCTACCATGACCCGGATTTCGACCTGCAGGGACAATACGAACTGAAGGACCCCAAGGGCATGACCATCTACCCCCTGGGAGTGAAGAACACCTGCGTATTCTCCACCGGGATCGCAGATGACATCGCAGGCCTGCTGGACCAGACCAGCTCCCCGGTAAAGGAAGCTACCGCACAGATGGTGAGCAGTAGCATCGAGGACCTCAGCAAAGAAGTCAAATTACTGGAGCAGAACCTGAGCCAGCAGGCACTCCCCCTTGACACCACCGCACTGGACCAGCAGGCACTCCCCCTTGACACCACCGCACTGGACCAGCAGGTCACCGGCCTGACCACCACCTACAGCAACCAGATGAGAGAGGACATCCCCACAATGATCGCAGAAGAGATCCAAGCCGACCCGGTGGTCTCCCTATGGATCACTGAGACCGAAGTGACCTCCATCTCACAAACCCACCTCTACAGCCTTTCCGACTCCCGGATAATCAACCAGTCCGCCGACGGCACCCTCTCAGCCGGGATCTCCCAAAAACTGAGAGCCGAGGTCATAATGAACAATCCCAACCTCACCGGCGATGAGATGGATGCAGTCCTCAACCGTCTGGACACCGATGTCAGAATAGGCATCGCCAACGGTATCAGCGTCGTGATCATTGACAACAGCGCCATGATCGACGCCTCCTTTGAGGCTGTCAACAGCGAACTTCAGAAGCTGACAGACGATGCCACCAGCCAGCTCAGCGAGGACGTCGCAGAAAAGGTCAACAAACGCCTGGAAAGGACGATGAAGCATGTCCCAATGGGATTGCCGGTGCTCCCCCCGCACTGGATGTTCACTGTGAATGTCTGGACGTACGATGTGATCGGGAAGTATGAGTATTTCAGGGTGAGTGATAACGACAATGAGGTTATTCTGAATACTTATGTGGGGCATGAGGGGCAGGTGTATGTGAGAAAGGAAGAAAGTGTGTATCACCCATTCAAAAGAAACTCAAATGAACAGTTTATTCAAATGGGCCGAAATACCCCTATTATATTCAACTTTAAAGGATATGCTGCCACCATAGTTGGATCCAGCCCAAAGGGTGTCGGTGACAAAATCGATGGTAGAACTGAGACCTCAACAGGATATTCTCAATTAATTAGCGAATTGGAGAACTAAAGATGATAAAAACCATCCTAATGATACTATTGCTAATACTCTCATTTTCAACAAGTGCATTGGCATACAACCCTTATGGAGAAGTATACACATATGAAGTGTACTACAATGGAGACAAATTAGACTTAGATGCTGCAAAGCCAGTTCTAAAAATTGGTGAGCCTTTTACACTCAAATTTGAATTAACGGTTTATCAAAAAAGTTTTGTTAACGTTGTATTAACAGAATTAGGAGATGATGATTTTGTTATTTTGGAGGGACCGACTAGCAAAATGGGAGAATATACAGGTCTAACAACCCTTGAAGCAGATTCAACTCAAATTTATGAGTGGAAAATTGCACCTACTGAAAAGTGGGCAGATGGAACAATGCCCATTGACCTGCATTATGAGATATTAGACCCAAGTACTCCAGAACCAATTGTGAGTAGTACATTCACAGCAGTCCTCCCCTACATCTCCACCGAATACTACGAAGCCCCCGAACCTACACCAACAGACCACCCGGAGAGCGACACCAAACAGACCCCCGCATTTACCCTCCCGGCTGCCCTGCTGGCAATAGCACTTGTTGCCCTGCGCAAGAGGTGTTAATCCTCATTTTTGAGGACTGGGAAGACATTCTAACAATTTGGCTTCCGTAGAATCCTATATATAATTGAAGAGTGAAATAAGGTTGAGGAGTCAAAATATGGAATGCCTGTTCTGTAACATAATAAAGGGAGATATCCCGTCATACAAGGTCTACGAAGATGAAACGGCCTATGCTTTTCTTGACATAAACCCCTGCTCAAAAGGACACACGGTGGTTGTCCCCAAGACACACTACGAGAACTTCACCGAGATGCCTGCCGAGGAAGCAGCTGCACTTTTTGCCACCGTAAGGATGATCGCAAGACTGGTTGAAGATGCCGTATCCGCGGACGGCTCGAACATCGGCCTGAACAACAAGCCCGCCGCCGGGCAGGCAGTTCCACATGTCCACGTCCACATCATCCCCCGCTTTGAAGGAGACAACGGAGGATCCATGCATTCAATAGTGCACGTTCCGGGAGCCGGCGATGACCTGGAAGAGATGGCAGAACTTCTTGTGATGGAGTGAGGAGCTAATCCTCATTTTTGTGCTCCCCCATTTTGATCATTTAACTACATTGCTCCGCCATCCCTGAAAGTACGCTATTTTTTGAAGGCATGGCCTATTCAGGAAATTATTTTCTTCCAGTGTTCTTCTGATTATTTTCCTTTATGCACATGTGCTTTCAGCTTTTCGTCCACAATTTTAAAAGTACTGAATAACCCATATTGTTATTCATAAAAATAATATATAATATCCAAAAGGATAGCGTTAAATAATCCTACAGTTTAACTTACGCTCAGGTCACCGGGCAGATCCTCCTAAGATCCACCCACACAGGATCGGAGCTAACTGAAAACTGCCCGGTACCCAATCACCAGAAAACTGCAGGAGATAACGAAATGATAGAAGAAACCGAAAAGCCAATGGAAACATGCAAGCAGAACAGCGACAGGAACCTGTGCGTATTCATTCGCACCACGAAGACATATCACAAGTTGGCGAAGGAGCAGGAGTATTATACTGGGCCTAAGTGAGTGAAGTGAAGAAGTGGTAGCGGGGAGGGAAAGTGAGCAGGTAGCTATTGGTAATGGGAGTCAGGAATGCAAAAATAATTTAGAATCCCCATTAACTGCTTGGTGCTGTAATATATTCATAAATAGAGTCTTCAACAGGATGATTCATCCGATACCTTACTTTCACAACTGAAACATTTTTGTTGTTGTCATCAACCAAAGTAGCTTCTTCAAAGCTATCATCAATGGGTTTCACATCACCCATATAGTAGAAATCATTACTTTCCCCATTGCTTTTTTTGATGAATAAAGGTAGACGAAGACCATTTCTGTAATTTCTGATGGTAGCAACATCTTTGCTATCCAATTTTCTTCTGGATTTAGACATCCATTCAAATTCAGAATTATTGACAAAACCTTCTTCATATTTAGTAGTGCTCGAAATATGCTCTTCCTTGTGATAGTTTACGAATATTGGACAATTTGTCTTTTGAAGACTGATAAGATAACCTCCAACATTCTGTGCTAATGGATTTTGCTCCCAATTCAGAATTCTAAAAACATCTTTTCTAGAATATTTCTGATACAAAATGAAGCCATCAACATACTTATCTTTGTCAAAATTCCGATCATAAATCGCTTCGGAATAGTCCAGCATATCATTTAGGAACTGTAGGAAAGTCTCATTTTTTAGTTGTTTTGCAAAATCCTCGGTAAATGAGATAATTTCATTTACATAAGAAACGATGCTTAAATCATAGATTTCACTTACACTCACCAGCTTTCTTTTATAATTTTCAGTTACAAATTCAAAATTAATATTTTTGATACATGATTCTATTGTTTCATCGGGAAGTGAAATACCATATTTATCAGAAACGGTTTTCTTTAATTCTTCCTTTAGCAAAATATCTCCAGCAATCAGTTTCTTAAGAATAAGCACTTCCTCGACCCTTTTTGTATTTGCAATTTCATTGGAGAATAATTCGAGGAGCTTGATTTCCTTTTCGGATAGATTGTTCTGTAAAGATTCTTCTTGACCTGAAACGAAGTTAAAATAGGATTTTGAGTAGTTTACATATAATTGAGGATCTCTAGAACCATGTTCTACAAAGTCCATCATCATAGGAATTCTGCCAACCTTGAATTTTAAGAGCTCATAATCTTTTACAAGGTCTTTTTTGAGATGTAAATTCGCTTTATCGATTGCTTCAAAAATCCTTTCATGTGTAATTTTGTCAAAATTAATAGTTGAAGCACCTGGAATTAAACTGCTTCCGCTTAACATCAATTTACGCAATGTGTCCTTGTTGTAGGAGGTATCACCATACAATGCAATTGGAACTAAGTAATTATTACTGTAATTGCCTATGAAATCAATCACAGTGAGGAATTCT includes the following:
- a CDS encoding HIT family protein, with translation MECLFCNIIKGDIPSYKVYEDETAYAFLDINPCSKGHTVVVPKTHYENFTEMPAEEAAALFATVRMIARLVEDAVSADGSNIGLNNKPAAGQAVPHVHVHIIPRFEGDNGGSMHSIVHVPGAGDDLEEMAELLVME